In Rhodopirellula sp. P2, the DNA window CGCAACAAAGTAAGGCGGGAAGATCGTGGTGTGCCAACCGGGAACCTGCGAAACCGCGAAGTCAAAGGACACGATCGTGTGCACCGACAAAACCAGCGGGGCAGCGAACGCAGCCAACAGAGCGTAAGCCTTTTCGTATCGCATCCAGTGCCGTGAAGAACCGCTCCAGCCCAGTGCCAAGACGCCATAAGCGGCACGCCGGATCGGATTCTTGCTGCGGTCACGGAAGGTCGCCAAATCGGGAACCATGCCCATGTACCAAAACAACAACGAGACCGTCGCGTAGGTCGAAACCGCGAACACGTCCCACAGCAGTGGGCTGCGGAATTGTGGCCACATCCAAAGGTTCAGACTGGGGTAGGGTGCCAGCCAAAAAGCGAGCCAAGCCCGACCGACGTGAATCCCCGGGAACGTTCCTGCACAGACCACGGCGAAGATCGTCATCGCCTCGGCCGTCCGGTTGATACTTGTTCGCCACTCTTGGCGGAACAGATACAAAATGGCACTGATCAGCGTTCCAGCGTGACCGATCCCGACCCAGAACACAAAGTTGACAATCGGCCAACCCCAGAAAATCGGTGCTCGGTTCCCCCACACACCGACCCCGGTGTAAATCAGGTAAGCGATGCACAAACCCAACATGGTCGCCAAGTGAACGGAAACCAAAAACCCGATCACCCACGCACGAGACGGCGGTTGCTCGGCGATCTTGCAGACCGCTTCGGTGATCGAGTGATAATTCGTGTCGCCAAGAACCAGCGGTGCGCGCTGACCGGGCCGATCGTTCGAATTATCCAGTCCGTTTGGGATTGCGAGAGACATGGAAAGGGCTGAGAAAGGAGGGTTGATTTCGGAGTATGAATGCGGGGGCGGGAGGCGAGTCCCTAGACGATCGGCAACTGGAACGGACGAGTCAGGTTCCGAGTGTGCTCTTCTTCACCATGAGCGTGATCGTCGTGACCGTGGTCGCCTTCGTCATGACCATGGTCATCGTGCCCGTGTTCTTCGTGACCATGATGAGGTGCCTCGAGTGACAGATCCTCGATCTGCTTGCGAGTCATCAAGGCGAACGGCGTGTTGCGAATGCGAGCCTTGTAGGACGTTCGTGGCTTGACGTTGAGTTGCCCCAACATGCCATAGCTGCGAATGTCTGCCTTGGCTTTTGAAACAGCCGATTCCGGATCCGCAATGTTACCAAAGTCGATCGCGTTGGTCGGACAAGCGGCTTGGCAAGCGGTGACGATATCGCCATCGCGAACCGCGTTCCTTCCGTCCTTGCGAGCGTCAATCTTGGCGTGCTCGATGCGTTGGACGCAGTAAGTGCATTTCTCCATGACACCCCGTCCGCGAACGGTGACATCCGGGTTGAGCACCAATTGCTGAAGCTTGCGATTGGCGGTTTCGATCGAGCCTGGGTAAGCATCGATGCCGTAACCAACTCCAACGTCTTTGTTGTAGTTGAAGTAGTTGAACCGGCGAACTTTGAATGGGCAGTTGTTACCGCAGTACCGTGTGCCGATGCAGCGGTTGTAGGTCATCGCGTTGAGACCTTCATCGGTGTGAACCGTGGCCGCAACCGGACAAACCTGCTCGCAGGGTGCCGTTTCGCAGTGCATGCAAGCAACCGGCTCTTGAACGATGTCCGCGACGTCAGAATCGCCTTGGAAGTAACGGTCAATCCGCAGCCAGTGCATTTCACGGCTGTTGCCGACCTGTTCTTTGCCCACGATCGGCACGTTGTTTTCGCTTTGACAAGCGACCACGCAGGCGTTGCAGCCCAGGCACTTGGTCAAGTCAATCGACATGCCCCACTGAGGAATGTGTTCCTTGCTTTCTTCGATTTGGTTGATCGGCTCTTTCCAAAGCGAACCTTCTTCACCCACCGACGGGACGTGAGGCCCCTTGGCTTCGGTGAATTCAGGCAGCTTCTTGAGTAACTCAAGCGTGCCTTCACGAATCAGGCTGAAACTGCGGCTCTCAGCTTCGTCGCGTCCAAGCTCATCGATCGCCCAGTGATCCTGAGTCGTGACCAGATCGTATTCGGTGTATCGCGGACGAGCTTCGACGGGATGAGCGTACAACATCGAGTCGCTGAACCGGATCGGCGAAACGTTGACGCCAACCGGATCGACATCCATTTCGATGGATCCGCCAACGGCACCGACGCGAGTTCGGCCGTACCCAATTTGCGTGGTGATCACGCCAGGTGCACAACCGGGCATTTCGTAAACCGGCAATTCAACAGTCGTGTCGCCGCGACGAATCGCAACCATCAGACCGTGCTTGATCCCCAACGCTTCCGCGGTGCGAGGGCTCATGACCGCGGCGTTGTCCCAGACCAATTTCGTCAGGGCTTGCGGCAATTCTTGCAACCAACCGTTGTTGGCAAAGCGACCGTCGTAGAGACTTTCCGAAGCGGTGAAGATGACTTCGATGTCATCTTGATCGACATCCATCGTGATCTCAGGCAGTTCGGCTGGCAGCTCAACCGCGGTTTCGCCCGCGGCCACTTCTTCTGCCGACACGACAACCTCTTCCGAGAAACCATCGTGCAGCAGTTTTCGCCATTGGCGATCGCTGATCGCAGATCCAGAAACCGAATCCGCGGTGCGACGGACCAGCGTCTCTCCCTCGGTGACATCTTCGGCCAGCATCAACGCCAAGACTTCTGCAGCGGAGCGACCACCGAGAAGCGGCATGATTTGCGGCTGGCAAATGCCGTAATGACCGTCGATCCCGACGCAGTCACCCCAAGATTCAAGTGGGTGGCTCATGGGCAACGACCAACTGCATTTTTCAGCCGTTTCGTCGTCGTAGATGCCCAAGTAGATCGAGTGCTCGACGCGTTCGAGAGCCTTTGTGAAATCCAGATCGCCCGGTGCGGTGTGGACCACGTTGGTGTCGACAAACAGCACCGTGCTCAGGTCGCCCTTGTTGATCCGATCGAATGCGTCTTGGAGCGTGAGTTGGTTCTTCAGATCCGCACCCGCAACAGGGCGGAAGGTTTGAATGGAACTGAGCGAACCCAGTTTTGCATTCATGTCGATGCCAGCGACGATCGCATCCGCACCGAGCGTTTCGCCAACGACGACCACACCCTTGTCACCAGCGGCGGCCAAGTCAGCAGCAGCGGCGTTCAAGAATCGATCCAATCGAGCGGCCGCATCCAGTTCGCTGTACGCGGCACCTTCGCCGGGCAAGTTTTCCAAACCGAACTCTTCGCCGAGTGTTTCACCCGCTTTGATTTTTTCAACGCGGCGACCAAGTTCGGCCAAGACGGCCTTCATCTGGCTGGGGCGAATCGCGATGCGAACGTCGGCCGCGGCACCTGTGGACGTGTACCCGCCTTCGGCGACGTACAGACGACTCATCTGGCCTTTCGTCTCTGCTTGCATCGGATCGCGTTTTGCCGCGAACGTGCGTGAGTTGGCTTGGCTGCCCGTGTCGCTGCCCAGGAAATCAGACTGGAACGAAACGATGACTTCCGCTTCGGTGAAGTCAAATTTCTGAGTGGCTGGTTTGCCGAAGACCCGCTGGGTGCCTTCGTTCATCAAGCCGCCATCGATCGGGTTGTAAACGCAGACGGACGCGGCGGGCAGTTTCTTCTGCAGTTCGCCGATCATTCGCAACGTGGTGGGCGACGTCGTCGGCGACATCATCACAGCAACCGATTCGCCATCTCCAACCGATCGCAGCAACGCCTGGCCATAATTGGCGAAGGCGTCCCAGTCGGACTCAATGCGTCGTTTTTCGCTGTCGTCGAAACGGATCGGAACACCGGCTTCACCGCGAGCCCGGTCAGGATCGTAAAGCCCCAGCACGCAAGCCTGGGCGTGCGTGCCCGCTCCCCCACCCGCTGGGTGAGTCGTGTTGGGCTCGGCTTTGATCGGACGACCATCGACGCAGGTGATCAGCAAATGCTGGACTTCACCGGCGAGTTCAAAGTTGGTTGCCGCTTGGTAGGTTTCACCGGGCACACGATCGGCGGGTCGCAGCACGAACGGTGCGATCAGTTCCTCGGGGTAACGACACCCCGCGGCACCCGCCATGGCCAGCGACGCACCCATGATTTGCATCCATCGACGACGCGAAACGCCTTCGGGGAATTCCGATGCTGCGACCGGAAATTCACGATGCAAAAATTCGCTGACGAACGCGTCGTCTTGACGAAATTCCGACAAGCTACGCCAGTACTGCGGTTTGCCTGCAGCGGACGAAGAGGAGGTTTCGGAAGAATCGAAACCGGCGTCTTGGGTCGAAGTGGTCATGGAGTGAAATCTTCTCAGTTCAGTTTGCGGTGAGTCAGCCGAATACAGCGGGCCGGTTGGTCTTGATGGACTATCGGTGACAAACCGCACAATGGACTTGTGGATTGATGTTGTGTTCTTCTCGGTGGGCCTTCGCGAATTCTTCTTGGCTGGCGAATTCACCCCAATCGTGGTCGTCCGCTTTCCAATCCAGCTTGGTCACCAGCTCGACGGGGCGAAGGTGTTCATTTGGGTTGCGGTGACAGGTGATGCACCAGGCCATCGACAACTGCTCGTGTTGGTACACGACTTCCATTTGATCGATGCGTCCGTGGCAGGAGACGCAACTGACGCCTGAATTCACGTGCGCGGCGTGGTTGAAGTACACGAACTCCGGCAGGTTGTGAATTCGCTTCCAAGCCACACTCCGACCCGTTTTCCAACTCTCGTGGATCGGTGCCAACTTGGCACTTTCCGTTCGAACTGCACCCAATGGTGTTTGCCCGTTCTCGGCGGCAGGTGAGTGGCAGTTCACGCAAGTCGCGGTGGGAGGCACCGCCGCGTGAGCCGCATCAAACACAGTGTTGTGGCAATACCGACAATCCATTTTCAACTGTCCCGCGTGAAGCGCGTGACTGAAGGGGACCGGTTGCGTCGGTTGATAGCCCACGTTGAGAGTCTGAGGGTCCGTCACCAGTCCACCCATGGCAGCGGCGTACACGCCCCCGCCAACAAGGGCCAGTCCCAGAACGCCCAAGAAGGGATTGACCCAACGTGGAAACAAAAAACGTTTCATGATCGATCCAAATCACTCGCCAACGGAAACCAAATCTCAACCGCAGTTTGCACCCGAGGGATCACCTCGATGTGCAACACGCCCGAGCAACGTTGACGAGACAAGAAAAAGTAATAGAGCATCCGCGCAACTCTTGCCGACGCGGGCCGGGATTATCAGTCGGAAACACCTGCGAGGGCAAGGCCAGCGAACGATCAGCGACATTGTGTCGCACAAAAAACCGAAGCTTGGCCGACAATACCGGCTCTTGACTCGCGAGAGAGGCCCTCTACGCGTCTGCGCAGCGGAACTCGCCCCACGAAATCGGGGCCCAAAACGCGAACAACGAAAAAAACAGACGAACTTGCCGGGCTCAGCCCTTGAGCTGCTCGTTCATCTGCACGGTCGCGGCCCGCACCGCGTCCTGCCAATTGCTCTCATCCGCAGCGACCGAAAACTCTGCTCGCTGGTGCGCAAAGATGATGTGCCGGGAACTGTTCACCACCGCTCCAGTCCCATTGGCATCCAGTGCCGCCCGCACATCGTCGGCCGATCCACCCTGGGCCCCAAAACCGGGCACCAACAGGATGCTGTGCGGCATCGCCTTCCTCAGCTCGACCAATTGCTCGGGGTAAGTTGCCCCCACCACCGCGCCCACGGGCCCGTACCCGTCCGCGTCCAGCCGCGATTGATTCAGCTCCGTGACCAACTCAGCCACCGACTGATAGATGGTTTTGCCGTCCACGCTGAGATCCTGGAGGTACCCGCCACCGGGATTGGACGTCTTCACCAGCACAAAAATCCCTGCCGCTCGGCGATCGCAAACCTCGACAAA includes these proteins:
- the nrfD gene encoding NrfD/PsrC family molybdoenzyme membrane anchor subunit encodes the protein MSLAIPNGLDNSNDRPGQRAPLVLGDTNYHSITEAVCKIAEQPPSRAWVIGFLVSVHLATMLGLCIAYLIYTGVGVWGNRAPIFWGWPIVNFVFWVGIGHAGTLISAILYLFRQEWRTSINRTAEAMTIFAVVCAGTFPGIHVGRAWLAFWLAPYPSLNLWMWPQFRSPLLWDVFAVSTYATVSLLFWYMGMVPDLATFRDRSKNPIRRAAYGVLALGWSGSSRHWMRYEKAYALLAAFAAPLVLSVHTIVSFDFAVSQVPGWHTTIFPPYFVAGAIFSGFAMVITLMVPARKIFNIEKLITIRHLENMCKIILTTGLIVGLAYGTEFFIAWFGQVPEEKFAFINRAFGPYWWAYWTMITCNVVSPNIFWSKKARTTPWIMFVVSIFVNIGMWFERFVITITSLSRDYLPSAWAYFSPTWVDWCMLIGSFGLFFTLFLLFCRLMPIVNMAETKATLAKELHMAHANHSHEDDH
- a CDS encoding TAT-variant-translocated molybdopterin oxidoreductase is translated as MTTSTQDAGFDSSETSSSSAAGKPQYWRSLSEFRQDDAFVSEFLHREFPVAASEFPEGVSRRRWMQIMGASLAMAGAAGCRYPEELIAPFVLRPADRVPGETYQAATNFELAGEVQHLLITCVDGRPIKAEPNTTHPAGGGAGTHAQACVLGLYDPDRARGEAGVPIRFDDSEKRRIESDWDAFANYGQALLRSVGDGESVAVMMSPTTSPTTLRMIGELQKKLPAASVCVYNPIDGGLMNEGTQRVFGKPATQKFDFTEAEVIVSFQSDFLGSDTGSQANSRTFAAKRDPMQAETKGQMSRLYVAEGGYTSTGAAADVRIAIRPSQMKAVLAELGRRVEKIKAGETLGEEFGLENLPGEGAAYSELDAAARLDRFLNAAAADLAAAGDKGVVVVGETLGADAIVAGIDMNAKLGSLSSIQTFRPVAGADLKNQLTLQDAFDRINKGDLSTVLFVDTNVVHTAPGDLDFTKALERVEHSIYLGIYDDETAEKCSWSLPMSHPLESWGDCVGIDGHYGICQPQIMPLLGGRSAAEVLALMLAEDVTEGETLVRRTADSVSGSAISDRQWRKLLHDGFSEEVVVSAEEVAAGETAVELPAELPEITMDVDQDDIEVIFTASESLYDGRFANNGWLQELPQALTKLVWDNAAVMSPRTAEALGIKHGLMVAIRRGDTTVELPVYEMPGCAPGVITTQIGYGRTRVGAVGGSIEMDVDPVGVNVSPIRFSDSMLYAHPVEARPRYTEYDLVTTQDHWAIDELGRDEAESRSFSLIREGTLELLKKLPEFTEAKGPHVPSVGEEGSLWKEPINQIEESKEHIPQWGMSIDLTKCLGCNACVVACQSENNVPIVGKEQVGNSREMHWLRIDRYFQGDSDVADIVQEPVACMHCETAPCEQVCPVAATVHTDEGLNAMTYNRCIGTRYCGNNCPFKVRRFNYFNYNKDVGVGYGIDAYPGSIETANRKLQQLVLNPDVTVRGRGVMEKCTYCVQRIEHAKIDARKDGRNAVRDGDIVTACQAACPTNAIDFGNIADPESAVSKAKADIRSYGMLGQLNVKPRTSYKARIRNTPFALMTRKQIEDLSLEAPHHGHEEHGHDDHGHDEGDHGHDDHAHGEEEHTRNLTRPFQLPIV
- a CDS encoding cytochrome c3 family protein, which encodes MKRFLFPRWVNPFLGVLGLALVGGGVYAAAMGGLVTDPQTLNVGYQPTQPVPFSHALHAGQLKMDCRYCHNTVFDAAHAAVPPTATCVNCHSPAAENGQTPLGAVRTESAKLAPIHESWKTGRSVAWKRIHNLPEFVYFNHAAHVNSGVSCVSCHGRIDQMEVVYQHEQLSMAWCITCHRNPNEHLRPVELVTKLDWKADDHDWGEFASQEEFAKAHREEHNINPQVHCAVCHR
- the pyrF gene encoding orotidine-5'-phosphate decarboxylase, whose translation is MTFATRLNAAILRTGSVTCVGLDPRLAQLPKPLRDLVTGDRMDLAAAAYTQFCCEIIDVVADLVPCVKPQAAFFEQLGPAGMVSLGEVISHANRAGLIVITDGKRNDIGSTATAYADAYLGSSEPNRSPWGSDSLTVSPYLGRDSLEPFVEVCDRRAAGIFVLVKTSNPGGGYLQDLSVDGKTIYQSVAELVTELNQSRLDADGYGPVGAVVGATYPEQLVELRKAMPHSILLVPGFGAQGGSADDVRAALDANGTGAVVNSSRHIIFAHQRAEFSVAADESNWQDAVRAATVQMNEQLKG